From Aliarcobacter butzleri, the proteins below share one genomic window:
- a CDS encoding FlgO family outer membrane protein — translation MRFKMLRVLKLFLVSILLSTIFTSCSYKNPVTRITDFHSMISDMVDKSAIKIKRNILLGEVVLVSDFVNLDKLKNKSQLGFLLSNILKDKLSSLNIIVREIELGKEFEFGSSGFNLLTREKDKILSDKVKSKYAVVGTYSISNKSLNVFIKLIDINTGNILSSSFARTDIDDEIVNLEGNYSIEEKDKPKEPIIRQPLVL, via the coding sequence ATGAGATTTAAAATGTTAAGAGTATTGAAACTTTTTTTAGTTTCAATACTCTTAAGTACTATTTTCACTTCTTGCTCATATAAAAATCCTGTTACAAGAATTACAGATTTTCATTCAATGATTTCAGATATGGTTGATAAATCTGCAATAAAAATAAAAAGAAATATCCTTTTAGGAGAAGTTGTATTAGTTTCTGATTTTGTAAATTTGGATAAACTAAAAAATAAATCTCAGTTAGGCTTTTTATTATCAAATATTTTAAAAGATAAATTATCTTCTTTAAATATAATAGTTCGTGAAATAGAACTTGGTAAAGAGTTTGAATTTGGTAGTTCAGGATTTAATTTACTTACAAGAGAAAAAGACAAGATTCTTTCTGATAAAGTAAAATCAAAATATGCAGTTGTTGGAACTTATTCTATTTCTAATAAAAGTTTAAATGTATTTATAAAACTAATAGATATCAATACAGGTAACATTTTATCTTCATCATTTGCTAGAACAGATATTGATGATGAAATTGTGAATCTTGAAGGAAATTATTCTATTGAAGAAAAAGATAAACCAAAAGAACCAATTATTAGACAACCTTTGGTTTTATAA
- a CDS encoding FlgO family outer membrane protein: MFKNIFLAATLLFFMSGCSYKDKDVQNEHEKVETMKDGMSVANYKQENITLQNSLEATISSLATQIMTNKKLDTTKPVLITSFVRLDQFKTTSEFGRVVGESLIDELSNRGFNIIEFRGQMAVSINDKGEYFLSRKPHEIKNEVPSTYIVVGTYSRQNGKVILNARVIDNITGKVISSARSTYVHNLAHDCVLFGDCPPMRTVKIVKEK; encoded by the coding sequence ATGTTTAAAAATATTTTTTTAGCAGCTACACTTTTATTTTTTATGTCAGGATGTTCATATAAAGATAAAGATGTTCAAAATGAACATGAAAAAGTAGAAACTATGAAAGATGGAATGTCTGTTGCAAACTATAAACAAGAAAATATTACACTTCAAAATAGTTTAGAAGCTACGATATCTTCTCTTGCGACTCAAATAATGACAAATAAAAAACTCGATACAACTAAACCTGTTCTTATTACATCTTTTGTTAGATTAGATCAATTTAAAACAACATCAGAGTTTGGAAGAGTAGTTGGAGAAAGTTTAATAGATGAACTTTCGAATAGAGGTTTTAATATCATTGAGTTTAGAGGACAAATGGCAGTTTCTATAAACGATAAAGGTGAATATTTTTTATCAAGAAAACCTCATGAAATCAAAAATGAAGTTCCTAGTACATATATAGTTGTTGGAACTTACTCAAGACAAAATGGAAAAGTTATATTAAATGCAAGAGTAATTGATAATATCACTGGAAAAGTAATATCTAGTGCAAGATCAACTTATGTTCATAATCTAGCACATGATTGTGTTTTATTTGGAGATTGCCCTCCAATGAGAACTGTAAAAATAGTTAAAGAGAAATAA
- a CDS encoding DJ-1 family glyoxalase III: MPKIIIPISNGFEEIEAISIIDICRRANIEVIIASVENIKIIGAHNIKIEADCKIEHVKADDFDMIVLPGGLPNAFTLAEDINVQNLLKEFKVKRKKIAAICAAPYALHKADVLNKNFTCYPSFEEKIRLDGYSKEDVVVDENVITSRGPATAMKFALEIVKTLTSKETYENVKNGLLA, encoded by the coding sequence ATGCCAAAAATTATTATTCCTATTTCAAATGGTTTTGAAGAGATTGAAGCTATTTCAATAATTGATATTTGTAGACGAGCGAATATTGAAGTTATAATTGCAAGTGTTGAAAATATAAAAATAATTGGTGCTCATAATATAAAAATTGAAGCTGATTGTAAAATAGAACATGTAAAAGCCGATGATTTTGATATGATTGTTTTACCAGGTGGTCTTCCAAATGCTTTTACTCTAGCTGAAGATATTAATGTACAAAATTTATTAAAAGAGTTTAAAGTAAAAAGAAAAAAAATTGCAGCTATATGTGCTGCACCTTATGCTTTACATAAAGCTGATGTTTTAAACAAAAATTTTACTTGTTATCCTAGTTTTGAAGAAAAAATTAGACTTGATGGTTACTCAAAAGAAGATGTTGTAGTAGATGAAAATGTAATAACTTCAAGAGGTCCTGCAACTGCTATGAAATTTGCACTTGAAATAGTAAAAACTCTTACGTCAAAAGAAACTTATGAAAATGTAAAAAATGGATTATTAGCATAA
- the dnaE gene encoding DNA polymerase III subunit alpha has product MSQIPQFTHLHLHTEYSLLDGANKIKPLAKKLKKLGMTSVAMTDHGNMFGAIAFYNAMRDEGIKPIIGMEAYIHNSEDISDKTNRQRYHLCLYAKNEIGYKNLMYLSSQAYINGFYYYPRINKKILKENSEGLVCSAACLQGEINWHLNTQSERNVKFGAKGYEEAKKIALEYKEIFGDDFYLEIMRHGISDQLFVDDQILKLSKETGIKVVATNDTHYLEQKDADAHEAFMCIAMNKLYDDPNRLRHSVHEFYLKSPEQIAKLYSDIPEAIETTQEIADKCNLTIKLGNPTPPNFKFTRQKSQEAGLTLPEPDNEYSLENDKILFIHECRIGLEDRLKIVPAEHHQEYRDRLEVEIEIINNMKFPGYMLIVWDFVIVAKRMGIPVGPGRGSAAGSLVAFSLKITDIDPIPYGLLFERFLNPERVSMPDIDMDFCQSRRGEIIDYVVQQYGRANVAQIITFGKLLAKGVIRDVARVLDMPYSKADAMAKLIPDELGIDLKNSWEKEPKIKELCEADPQAARVWEYALALEGLNRNAGTHAAGVVISNEPLWKKTPLFKPSGLDTLATQYNGKYIEDVDLIKFDFLGLKTLTVIEEANKLIEQRHGKRVNFITTDVNDKGVYDLIQTGNTIGLFQIESDGMQDLCKRLKPSNFEDIIAVLALYRPGPMESGMLDDFIERKHGRAKIDYFHDELESALKPILENTYGVIVYQEQVMQIVQSVGGFSLGGADLVRRAMGKKIKEEMDRLKGEFADGAQNKGYTRAYAEELFDLIVKFAGYGFNKSHSAAYALVTFYTSYLKCYYPAEFMAALLTLEKDNTDKVVKYVDETKRLGLELFPPDINKSDLVFSAKKIDGKEVVMFGMGAIKGAGDVAINAILNARGNAPFKDLPDFISRIDGSKVNKRVIESLTKAGAFDSFGYTRKSLLNQIEKIVDTVGKAATAKKMMTGSLFGDSEELTKIDIELEHLNEFDPKELLEFEKATLGFYVSGHPLDEYKKDLEKINFTLSSQIDELEDGSQALFVGKIESITEKTSKKGNKFGIVSILDFHGTIEFMLFEDKLKELQDEYNHEEPIAFKVRISKNESFTRISVLKIETIFDAQKEKLKIKQKEVQEPPLNIAIAFSEDENIMYKLFDIIANNQGKRELKLIIKSKLADLELETGFKVTSNVENLIKQLEGVYLVDEAYTTDK; this is encoded by the coding sequence ATGTCACAAATTCCACAATTTACCCATCTACATTTACATACTGAATATTCATTACTTGATGGTGCAAATAAAATAAAACCTCTAGCAAAAAAATTAAAAAAACTTGGAATGACAAGTGTAGCAATGACAGACCATGGAAATATGTTTGGAGCGATTGCTTTTTATAATGCCATGAGAGATGAAGGAATAAAACCAATCATTGGAATGGAAGCATATATTCACAATAGTGAAGATATAAGTGATAAAACAAATAGACAAAGATATCACTTATGTTTGTATGCAAAAAATGAAATTGGCTACAAAAACCTTATGTATCTAAGTTCTCAAGCGTATATAAATGGTTTTTACTATTATCCTCGAATTAATAAAAAAATTTTAAAAGAAAATTCTGAAGGTTTAGTTTGTAGTGCAGCTTGTTTACAAGGTGAAATAAATTGGCATCTAAATACACAAAGTGAAAGAAATGTAAAATTTGGTGCAAAAGGTTATGAAGAGGCAAAAAAAATTGCACTTGAATATAAAGAGATTTTTGGTGACGATTTTTATTTAGAAATTATGCGTCATGGAATATCTGACCAACTTTTTGTTGATGATCAAATTTTGAAACTTTCAAAAGAGACAGGAATAAAAGTAGTTGCCACAAATGATACTCACTATTTAGAACAAAAAGATGCAGATGCACACGAAGCATTTATGTGTATTGCAATGAATAAACTTTATGATGACCCAAATAGATTAAGACATAGTGTTCATGAATTTTATCTGAAATCACCAGAACAAATAGCAAAATTATATTCTGATATTCCAGAAGCCATAGAAACAACACAAGAAATAGCTGATAAATGTAATCTAACTATAAAACTAGGAAATCCAACTCCTCCAAATTTTAAATTTACAAGACAAAAATCACAAGAAGCTGGTTTGACTTTACCTGAGCCAGACAATGAATATTCACTTGAAAATGACAAAATTTTATTCATTCATGAATGTAGAATAGGATTAGAAGATAGGTTAAAAATTGTTCCAGCTGAACATCATCAAGAATATAGAGATAGACTTGAAGTTGAAATTGAAATTATAAATAATATGAAATTCCCAGGATATATGTTAATCGTTTGGGATTTCGTAATTGTTGCAAAAAGAATGGGAATTCCAGTTGGTCCAGGACGGGGTTCGGCTGCTGGAAGTTTAGTTGCATTTTCTTTAAAAATCACAGATATTGACCCTATTCCTTATGGTTTACTTTTTGAGAGGTTTCTAAATCCAGAAAGGGTTTCAATGCCCGATATTGATATGGACTTTTGTCAAAGTAGACGAGGAGAAATTATTGATTATGTTGTTCAACAGTATGGTCGTGCTAACGTTGCTCAAATTATCACTTTTGGTAAACTTTTAGCAAAAGGAGTTATTAGAGACGTTGCAAGAGTTCTTGATATGCCATATTCAAAAGCAGATGCAATGGCAAAATTAATTCCTGACGAATTAGGAATAGATTTAAAAAATTCTTGGGAAAAAGAACCAAAAATAAAAGAACTTTGTGAAGCAGATCCACAAGCTGCAAGGGTTTGGGAATATGCTTTAGCATTAGAAGGATTAAATAGAAATGCTGGAACTCATGCAGCTGGAGTTGTAATTTCAAATGAACCTTTATGGAAAAAAACACCACTTTTTAAACCAAGTGGTCTTGATACTTTGGCAACACAATACAATGGAAAATATATTGAGGATGTAGACTTAATTAAATTTGACTTTCTTGGACTTAAAACTTTAACTGTTATTGAAGAAGCAAATAAATTAATCGAACAACGACATGGAAAACGAGTAAATTTCATCACAACAGATGTAAATGACAAAGGTGTTTACGACTTAATTCAAACAGGAAATACAATTGGATTATTTCAAATAGAGTCTGATGGTATGCAAGATTTATGTAAAAGATTAAAACCATCAAATTTTGAGGATATTATTGCCGTTCTTGCACTTTATAGACCAGGACCTATGGAATCAGGAATGCTTGATGATTTTATCGAAAGAAAACACGGTCGTGCAAAAATTGACTATTTCCATGATGAACTTGAATCTGCATTAAAACCAATTCTTGAGAATACTTATGGAGTTATCGTTTATCAAGAGCAAGTTATGCAAATTGTTCAAAGCGTAGGAGGCTTTTCACTTGGAGGAGCCGATCTTGTTAGACGGGCAATGGGTAAAAAAATCAAAGAAGAGATGGATAGATTAAAAGGTGAATTTGCAGATGGTGCACAAAATAAAGGTTATACAAGAGCTTATGCAGAAGAACTTTTTGATTTAATTGTAAAATTTGCTGGATATGGATTTAATAAATCTCACTCAGCTGCTTATGCACTTGTAACATTTTATACTTCTTATTTAAAATGTTATTATCCAGCAGAATTTATGGCCGCACTATTAACACTTGAAAAAGATAATACTGATAAAGTTGTAAAATATGTTGATGAAACAAAAAGGTTAGGATTAGAACTTTTTCCACCAGATATAAATAAATCAGATTTAGTATTTTCTGCAAAAAAAATAGATGGTAAAGAAGTTGTTATGTTTGGAATGGGTGCAATTAAAGGTGCTGGTGATGTTGCAATAAATGCTATTTTGAATGCAAGAGGAAATGCTCCATTTAAAGACTTACCAGATTTTATATCAAGAATTGATGGAAGTAAAGTAAATAAAAGAGTTATAGAATCTTTAACAAAAGCTGGTGCATTTGATAGTTTTGGTTATACAAGAAAATCTTTATTAAACCAAATAGAAAAGATAGTTGATACAGTTGGAAAAGCAGCAACAGCTAAAAAAATGATGACGGGTTCACTTTTTGGAGATAGTGAAGAACTAACAAAAATAGATATTGAATTAGAACATCTAAATGAATTTGATCCTAAAGAACTTTTAGAATTTGAAAAAGCCACTTTAGGTTTTTATGTTTCAGGACACCCACTTGATGAGTATAAAAAAGATTTAGAAAAAATAAACTTTACTTTATCTTCTCAAATTGATGAACTTGAAGATGGAAGCCAAGCACTTTTTGTAGGGAAAATTGAATCAATTACAGAAAAAACTTCAAAAAAAGGAAATAAATTTGGAATTGTTTCAATTTTAGATTTTCATGGAACAATCGAATTTATGCTTTTTGAAGATAAATTAAAAGAGCTTCAAGATGAATACAATCATGAAGAACCAATTGCATTTAAAGTAAGAATTTCTAAAAATGAAAGTTTTACAAGAATTAGTGTTTTAAAAATAGAAACTATATTTGATGCACAAAAAGAAAAATTAAAAATAAAACAAAAAGAAGTTCAAGAACCACCTTTAAATATCGCTATTGCTTTTAGTGAAGATGAAAATATTATGTATAAATTATTTGATATTATTGCCAATAATCAAGGAAAAAGAGAACTAAAACTTATAATTAAATCAAAATTAGCAGATTTAGAACTTGAAACAGGTTTTAAAGTAACTTCAAATGTAGAAAATTTAATAAAACAATTAGAAGGAGTTTATTTAGTAGATGAAGCATATACTACTGACAAATGA
- the surE gene encoding 5'/3'-nucleotidase SurE: MKHILLTNDDGYDSVGLKALIDALSPIAKITVVAPANNKSACGHSLTLDKPLRLISIKDDFYKIDDGSPTDCIFLSLGNLFKEGFKPDLVISGINIGANMGEDITYSGTASAAMEAVIHKIPAIAISQVCQNRCQDIQNGWEFELAKDTIVKLATRILNNSFPLDERKFLNVNIPPIKPNECKGMKITKAGFREYGTDSDRHINPRGEEYYWIGLHPLIWKASEDQSCDFEAIKENYVSISPIKLDMTSYDDLKNLENWLNN, encoded by the coding sequence ATGAAGCATATACTACTGACAAATGATGATGGATATGATAGCGTTGGATTAAAAGCTTTAATAGATGCTTTAAGTCCAATTGCTAAAATAACAGTTGTTGCCCCTGCTAATAATAAATCAGCATGTGGTCACTCTTTAACTTTAGATAAACCATTAAGACTTATTAGTATAAAAGATGATTTTTATAAAATTGATGATGGTAGCCCAACAGATTGTATTTTTTTATCTTTAGGAAATTTATTTAAAGAAGGATTTAAACCTGATTTAGTAATAAGTGGAATAAATATTGGTGCAAATATGGGTGAAGATATAACTTATAGTGGAACAGCAAGTGCAGCAATGGAAGCAGTGATTCATAAAATACCAGCTATTGCGATTTCTCAAGTATGTCAAAATAGATGTCAAGATATCCAAAATGGATGGGAATTTGAATTAGCAAAAGATACTATTGTAAAACTTGCAACTAGAATTTTAAATAACTCTTTTCCATTAGATGAAAGAAAGTTTTTAAATGTTAATATTCCTCCAATAAAACCAAATGAATGCAAAGGTATGAAAATTACTAAAGCAGGATTTAGAGAGTATGGAACAGATTCTGATAGACATATAAATCCAAGAGGTGAGGAATACTATTGGATTGGTCTTCATCCACTTATTTGGAAAGCTTCAGAAGATCAAAGTTGTGATTTTGAAGCAATAAAAGAAAATTATGTATCAATATCTCCAATTAAATTAGATATGACATCTTATGATGATCTAAAAAACTTAGAAAATTGGTTAAATAACTAA
- a CDS encoding HP0495 family protein, translated as MIDLNDKKLELDYPCSWEYKLVVLETTNIKQTVKEVIFEREHKVKESKVSSKGKFKSYTLEMLVHNEDDRKEIFKLLGEHSDIKMII; from the coding sequence ATGATAGATTTAAATGATAAAAAATTAGAATTAGATTATCCTTGTAGTTGGGAATATAAACTTGTTGTTTTAGAGACTACGAATATAAAACAAACGGTAAAAGAAGTTATATTCGAAAGAGAACATAAAGTAAAAGAATCAAAAGTGAGTAGCAAAGGAAAATTTAAAAGTTATACTTTAGAGATGCTTGTTCATAATGAAGATGATAGAAAAGAGATTTTTAAACTCTTAGGTGAACATAGCGATATAAAAATGATTATCTAA
- the moaC gene encoding cyclic pyranopterin monophosphate synthase MoaC, with protein MELTHLDDKNRPKMVDVSSKSETKRVAVASGEIKMSKEAYQAIISNNTKKGPVLQTAVIAAILGTKKTHELIPMCHPLLLTGIDCDIEEIPQNNTFKLYVTARLNGQTGVEMEALTGVSIGLLTIYDMVKAIDKSMIISNVQLESKSGGKSGDFKR; from the coding sequence TTGGAATTAACTCATTTAGATGATAAAAATAGACCTAAAATGGTTGATGTTTCAAGCAAAAGTGAAACAAAAAGAGTTGCTGTTGCATCAGGCGAAATAAAAATGTCTAAAGAAGCTTATCAAGCAATTATTTCAAACAATACAAAAAAAGGTCCTGTTTTACAAACAGCAGTTATTGCTGCCATTTTAGGAACAAAAAAAACACATGAATTAATTCCTATGTGTCATCCGTTGCTTTTAACTGGAATTGATTGTGATATAGAAGAAATTCCCCAAAACAATACATTTAAGCTTTATGTTACTGCAAGATTAAATGGACAAACAGGAGTTGAAATGGAAGCTTTAACTGGTGTTTCTATAGGATTGCTTACAATTTATGATATGGTTAAAGCTATTGATAAATCAATGATAATTTCAAATGTTCAGTTAGAAAGTAAAAGTGGTGGAAAAAGTGGAGATTTTAAGAGGTAA
- the rpsU gene encoding 30S ribosomal protein S21: MPGIKVKDNESFDEAYRRFKKQCDRNLIVTETRARRYFEPMTEIRKKQKISARKKMLKKLYMLRRYESRL; encoded by the coding sequence GTGCCAGGCATTAAAGTTAAAGATAATGAATCTTTTGACGAAGCATATAGAAGATTTAAAAAACAATGTGACAGAAACCTAATCGTTACTGAAACTAGAGCTAGAAGATATTTTGAACCAATGACTGAAATCAGAAAAAAGCAAAAAATTTCTGCTAGAAAAAAAATGTTAAAAAAACTATATATGTTAAGAAGATACGAGTCAAGATTATAA
- a CDS encoding Bax inhibitor-1/YccA family protein, with product MYNRDYLSNQSSQYSQESSQVQLMSFLKATYQLFAGSLLAATAGAYVGLGIVSLLMGPMKWVLFAIELALIFFVIPRVKHTPGVNLAVLFVFTFITGLTIAPLLAAIFAMPSGASIVGQAFLMTSIAFGGISMFAMTTKKDYSFMGKFLFIALIIVIVAGISNIFIQSSMMQLAIASVSALLFSAFILFDTQNIIKGGYDSPVEAALSLYLDFFNLFISLLQILGIMNSGDRE from the coding sequence ATGTATAATAGAGATTATTTATCAAATCAATCATCTCAATATTCACAAGAATCTTCTCAAGTACAATTAATGAGCTTTTTAAAAGCTACTTACCAACTATTTGCAGGTTCATTATTAGCTGCAACTGCTGGTGCATATGTTGGATTAGGAATAGTAAGTTTACTTATGGGACCAATGAAATGGGTTTTATTTGCAATTGAACTTGCTTTAATATTCTTTGTAATACCAAGAGTAAAACATACTCCAGGTGTTAATTTAGCAGTATTATTTGTATTTACATTTATTACTGGATTAACTATTGCTCCATTATTGGCTGCAATTTTTGCAATGCCTAGCGGTGCTTCTATTGTTGGTCAAGCTTTTTTAATGACATCAATTGCATTTGGTGGAATTTCAATGTTTGCAATGACAACTAAAAAAGATTACTCATTTATGGGTAAATTTTTATTCATTGCTTTAATTATAGTAATTGTTGCAGGTATTTCTAATATCTTCATTCAATCATCTATGATGCAATTAGCAATTGCTAGTGTTAGTGCATTACTATTCTCTGCATTTATTTTATTTGATACACAAAATATTATAAAAGGTGGATATGATTCACCAGTAGAAGCTGCACTATCTTTATATTTAGATTTCTTTAATCTATTTATATCATTATTACAAATTCTTGGGATTATGAATAGTGGAGATAGAGAATAA
- a CDS encoding methyltransferase domain-containing protein has product MQVKNQFSKYANEYKTHNIIQQIVAKSLVRELKSKPKRILELGCGSGQVFSNIFWEIEFYKAIDASFSMCELHPKAKNIEVKCLNFDSEEFFNEIKNDSYDMVLSSSALQWSSDLSKIIESLSKITKEINTVLFTSNTFKTIQKITNTKSPILDEDSIKNSFSKYFECEFETILYKLEFDNKKDLFDYIKKSGVSGEKSLSYSDSKKLYKEYDLNYLEFEVIFVKTISKL; this is encoded by the coding sequence TTGCAAGTTAAAAATCAATTTTCAAAATATGCTAATGAATATAAAACTCACAATATTATTCAACAAATTGTAGCAAAATCACTTGTTCGAGAGTTAAAATCTAAACCAAAAAGAATTTTAGAATTAGGTTGTGGTTCTGGACAAGTTTTTTCAAATATTTTTTGGGAAATTGAGTTTTATAAAGCAATAGATGCTTCATTTTCGATGTGTGAACTTCATCCAAAAGCAAAAAATATAGAAGTAAAATGTCTAAATTTTGATAGTGAAGAATTTTTTAATGAGATAAAAAATGATAGTTATGATATGGTTTTATCATCTTCTGCATTACAATGGTCAAGCGATTTATCTAAAATTATTGAGTCATTATCTAAGATTACAAAAGAGATAAATACTGTTTTATTTACCTCAAATACTTTTAAAACTATACAAAAAATCACAAATACAAAATCACCAATTTTAGATGAAGATAGTATAAAAAACTCTTTTTCTAAATATTTTGAGTGTGAATTTGAAACTATTTTATACAAATTAGAATTTGATAATAAAAAAGATTTATTTGATTATATTAAAAAATCAGGAGTTAGTGGAGAAAAATCTCTTTCATATAGTGATTCGAAAAAATTATATAAAGAGTATGATTTAAATTATTTAGAATTTGAAGTGATTTTTGTTAAAACAATCTCTAAATTATAG
- the secG gene encoding preprotein translocase subunit SecG: MTSTLLIVQFVLAVLITITVLLQKSSSIGLGAYSGSNESVFGAKGPANFLTKATMALGLAFVINTLVLGYFYNEQRNKSAIDSVKTESLIPATPVTQTPTAPVAPTSQIPTSSEK; this comes from the coding sequence ATGACATCTACACTTTTAATAGTTCAATTTGTTTTAGCTGTACTTATAACTATTACTGTTTTACTTCAAAAGAGCTCAAGTATAGGACTTGGAGCATATAGCGGAAGTAACGAATCAGTTTTTGGAGCAAAAGGTCCAGCAAACTTTTTAACAAAAGCAACAATGGCATTAGGATTAGCTTTTGTGATAAATACTTTAGTTCTTGGATACTTTTATAATGAACAAAGAAATAAAAGTGCTATCGATTCAGTAAAAACAGAATCTTTAATCCCAGCAACTCCAGTAACACAAACTCCAACTGCACCAGTTGCACCAACAAGCCAAATTCCAACATCTTCTGAAAAATAA
- the frr gene encoding ribosome recycling factor — MLQEVYAQTKEHMEKSIEALKKDYKSLRTGKVNTNILDGIKVDYYGTMTDLSQVGSVLATDATTITINPWEKNLLGTIEKAIQNANIGVNPNNDGQIIKLFFPPMTVEQRQETAKHAKTMTDNAKVAIRNIRQNSNNKVKTLLKDKAITEDESKKAQDEIQKITDSYVLKADETLKAKEKEILTV, encoded by the coding sequence ATGCTACAAGAAGTATATGCACAAACTAAAGAACATATGGAAAAATCTATAGAAGCTTTAAAAAAAGATTATAAATCTTTAAGAACAGGTAAAGTTAATACAAATATCTTAGATGGTATAAAAGTTGATTATTATGGAACAATGACTGATTTAAGTCAAGTTGGTTCTGTTTTAGCAACAGATGCAACAACTATTACAATCAATCCTTGGGAAAAAAATCTTTTAGGAACAATTGAAAAAGCTATCCAAAATGCAAATATTGGAGTAAATCCAAATAATGATGGTCAAATAATTAAACTATTTTTCCCACCAATGACAGTTGAACAAAGACAAGAAACAGCAAAACATGCAAAAACTATGACAGATAATGCAAAAGTTGCTATTAGAAATATTAGACAAAACTCAAATAATAAAGTGAAAACTCTTTTAAAAGATAAAGCTATTACTGAAGATGAAAGTAAAAAAGCTCAAGATGAAATTCAAAAAATCACTGATTCTTATGTTTTAAAAGCTGATGAAACTTTAAAAGCAAAAGAAAAAGAAATTTTAACGGTTTGA
- the pyrE gene encoding orotate phosphoribosyltransferase, which produces MKIEQIYKDASALLEGHFKLSSGNHSRFYLQSAKVLEDPKTAKYLTEELAKEIKKSNLEIDAVCSPALGGLIAGFALATALDVRFIFAERADGEMTIRRGFEVKEGEKYLVCEDIITTGGSALEAAREIEKAGGIVVAYAALANRGFCSRVGSSIERKDNCKLPLDKPLFALEDFAFEMYSPEDCPMCKEGSVAIKPGSRGN; this is translated from the coding sequence ATGAAAATAGAACAAATATATAAAGATGCTTCTGCACTACTAGAAGGACATTTTAAATTAAGTAGTGGAAATCACTCAAGATTTTATTTACAATCAGCAAAAGTATTAGAAGATCCAAAGACTGCAAAATATTTAACTGAAGAGTTAGCAAAAGAGATTAAAAAATCTAATTTAGAAATAGATGCTGTTTGTTCACCTGCTCTTGGTGGACTAATAGCTGGTTTTGCTCTTGCGACTGCACTTGATGTAAGATTTATTTTTGCAGAACGAGCTGATGGTGAAATGACTATCAGAAGAGGATTTGAAGTAAAAGAAGGTGAAAAATACCTTGTTTGTGAAGATATAATCACAACAGGTGGAAGCGCTTTAGAAGCTGCAAGAGAAATCGAAAAAGCTGGTGGAATTGTAGTAGCTTACGCTGCTTTAGCAAATAGAGGTTTTTGTTCAAGAGTTGGAAGTTCAATTGAGAGAAAAGACAACTGTAAATTACCTTTAGATAAACCACTTTTTGCACTAGAAGATTTTGCTTTTGAGATGTATAGCCCAGAAGATTGTCCTATGTGTAAAGAAGGAAGTGTTGCTATAAAACCAGGTAGTAGAGGAAACTAA
- a CDS encoding RDD family protein, with amino-acid sequence MAKWRDVKHKKNSSLENTTTEDSLIICASIPSRIKAFIVDMFMIMMPLAYLTTYIFMDGKDDFQGSQEARWTLSLTYGLIIIIFWIAKGQTPGLKAYSLKLLNEKTKEKISLPKAILRYIAFLFSSMTIILAFLPFLRKDKKTFQDLVSGTIVIDIDKK; translated from the coding sequence ATGGCAAAATGGAGAGATGTAAAGCACAAAAAAAATAGTTCTTTAGAAAATACTACAACTGAAGATAGCTTAATTATTTGTGCATCAATCCCTTCAAGAATTAAAGCTTTCATTGTCGATATGTTTATGATTATGATGCCACTTGCATATTTAACTACTTATATATTTATGGATGGAAAAGATGATTTCCAAGGTAGTCAAGAAGCAAGATGGACTCTTTCTTTAACATATGGACTTATTATTATAATCTTTTGGATAGCAAAAGGACAAACTCCTGGATTAAAAGCTTATAGTTTAAAACTTTTAAACGAAAAAACAAAAGAAAAAATATCTCTACCAAAAGCTATTTTAAGATATATAGCTTTTTTATTTAGTTCTATGACTATCATTTTAGCCTTTCTTCCATTTTTAAGAAAAGATAAAAAAACTTTTCAAGATTTAGTATCTGGTACAATTGTGATTGATATAGATAAAAAATAA